Proteins from a single region of Streptomyces spinoverrucosus:
- a CDS encoding DUF3073 domain-containing protein: MGRGRAKAKQTKVARQLKYNSGGTDLSRLAEELGASTSNTSPNTNGDRFEDDEHDDDLYARYADLYEDDDEDEDDDSSRHRRGA; encoded by the coding sequence ATGGGGCGCGGCCGGGCCAAGGCCAAGCAGACGAAGGTCGCCCGCCAGCTGAAGTACAACAGCGGTGGGACGGACCTCTCACGCCTGGCCGAGGAGCTGGGCGCATCGACGTCGAACACGTCACCGAACACGAACGGTGACCGGTTCGAGGACGATGAGCACGACGACGACCTGTACGCACGGTACGCCGACCTCTATGAGGACGACGACGAGGACGAGGACGACGACTCCTCGCGCCACCGTCGCGGCGCTTGA
- a CDS encoding Leu/Phe/Val dehydrogenase — MTDVTGAPADVLHTLFHSDQGGHEQVVLCQDRASGLKAVIAIHSTALGPALGGTRFYPYANEAEAVADALNLARGMSYKNAMAGLDHGGGKAVIIGDPERIKSEELLLAYGRFVASLGGRYVTACDVGTYVADMDVVARECRWTTGRSPENGGAGDSSVLTAFGVYQGMRASAQHLWGDPSLRGRRVGIAGVGKVGHHLVEHLRAEGAEVFVTDVREEAVRRVTERHPNVTAVADTDALIRVDGLDIYAPCALGGALNDYSVPVLTARVVCGAANNQLAHPGVEKDLADRGILYAPDYVVNAGGVIQVADELHGFDFDRCKAKAARIYDTTLAIFARAKDDGIPPAAAADRIAEQRMAEGRAARGW; from the coding sequence GTGACCGACGTAACCGGCGCACCTGCTGATGTACTGCACACCCTGTTCCACTCGGACCAGGGCGGTCATGAGCAAGTCGTGCTCTGCCAGGACCGCGCGAGCGGCCTGAAGGCCGTGATCGCCATTCACTCCACCGCCCTCGGCCCCGCGCTCGGCGGTACGCGCTTCTACCCGTACGCGAACGAGGCCGAGGCCGTCGCCGACGCGCTCAACCTCGCGCGCGGGATGTCGTACAAGAACGCCATGGCCGGGCTGGACCACGGCGGCGGCAAGGCCGTGATCATCGGCGACCCGGAGCGGATCAAGAGCGAGGAGCTGCTGCTCGCCTACGGCCGGTTCGTGGCCTCGCTGGGCGGCCGGTACGTCACCGCGTGCGACGTGGGTACGTACGTCGCCGACATGGACGTCGTGGCCCGTGAGTGCCGCTGGACCACCGGGCGCTCCCCGGAGAACGGCGGCGCCGGCGACTCCTCCGTCCTCACCGCCTTCGGTGTCTACCAGGGCATGCGCGCCTCCGCTCAGCACCTGTGGGGCGACCCCTCGCTGCGTGGCCGCCGGGTCGGCATCGCCGGCGTCGGCAAGGTCGGCCACCACCTGGTGGAGCACCTGAGGGCGGAGGGCGCCGAGGTGTTCGTCACCGACGTGCGCGAGGAGGCCGTACGCCGGGTCACCGAGCGGCACCCGAACGTCACGGCGGTCGCCGACACCGACGCGCTGATCCGCGTCGACGGTCTCGACATCTACGCCCCGTGCGCGCTCGGCGGGGCGCTGAACGACTACTCCGTTCCGGTACTGACCGCGCGGGTGGTGTGCGGCGCGGCCAACAACCAGCTCGCCCATCCGGGTGTCGAGAAGGACCTCGCCGACCGCGGGATCCTCTACGCGCCCGACTACGTGGTGAACGCCGGCGGGGTCATCCAGGTGGCCGACGAACTGCACGGCTTCGACTTCGACCGGTGCAAGGCGAAGGCGGCGCGGATCTACGACACCACGCTGGCCATATTCGCACGTGCGAAGGACGACGGGATTCCGCCGGCCGCCGCGGCCGACCGGATCGCCGAGCAGCGGATGGCGGAGGGGCGCGCCGCGCGCGGATGGTGA
- the bldC gene encoding developmental transcriptional regulator BldC, which translates to MTARTPDAEPLLTPAEVATMFRVDPKTVTRWAKAGKLTSIRTLGGHRRYREAEVRALLAGIPQQRSEA; encoded by the coding sequence ATGACCGCTCGCACCCCTGATGCCGAGCCGCTGCTGACCCCGGCTGAGGTCGCCACGATGTTCCGCGTCGACCCGAAGACGGTCACGCGGTGGGCGAAGGCCGGCAAGCTCACTTCCATCCGCACGCTCGGCGGGCACCGCCGCTACCGCGAGGCCGAGGTCCGCGCTCTGCTCGCGGGCATCCCGCAGCAGCGCAGCGAGGCCTGA
- a CDS encoding DUF6274 family protein: protein MAASARHETRALLRAHLSAASSYRHHTRHCPVCHRLLRLAMDSAPRATDAAEEEGADEERPTDA, encoded by the coding sequence ATGGCGGCATCGGCGAGGCACGAGACGCGGGCGCTGCTGCGTGCGCATCTGTCGGCCGCGTCGTCGTACCGGCATCACACCCGGCACTGCCCGGTCTGCCACCGGCTGCTGCGGCTCGCCATGGACTCCGCGCCGCGAGCGACGGACGCCGCCGAGGAGGAGGGCGCCGATGAAGAGCGCCCCACCGACGCATGA
- the hrpA gene encoding ATP-dependent RNA helicase HrpA encodes MSTHPAPALGALAPRLTELSLRDAHRLGRRLEGARKIRKPEARAAVLAEIEAEVAQAAERIAERHARVPGVSYPEQLPVSQKKDEIAAAIRDHQVVIVAGETGSGKTTQIPKICLELGRGVRGMIGHTQPRRIAARTVAERVAEELDTPLGEAVGWKVRFTDQVNPDATFIKLMTDGILLAEIQTDRELRAYDTIIIDEAHERSLNIDFLLGYLAQLLPKRPDLKVVITSATIDPERFSRHFGDAPIVEVSGRTYPVEVRYRPLLEEDSDDADRDQITAIIDAVEELQGEGQGDILVFLSGEREIRDTADALTKKQYRFTEILPLYARLSHAEQHRVFQPHTGRRIVLATNVAETSLTVPGIKYVIDPGFARISRYSHRTKVQRLPIEPISQASANQRKGRCGRTSDGICIRLYGEEDFEARPEFTDAEILRTNLASVILQMTAAGLGDIEKFPFIDPPDHRNIRDGVQLLQELGALDPAQKDPRKRLTDTGRKLAQLPVDPRLARMVLEADKNGCVREVMVIAAALSIQDPRERPADKQAQADQQHARFKDETSDFLAYLNLWRYIREQQKERGSSSFRRMCKQEYLNFLRIREWQDIYSQLRTVAKQMGIHLNDDDAPADRVHVSLLAGLLSHIGMKDVKDGNKNEYLGARNAKFAIFPGSALFRKQPRFVMSAELVETSRLWARVNARIEPEWVEPLAGHLIKRTYSEPHWEKDQAAVMAYEKVTLYGVPIVAQRKVNYGRIDPEASRELFIRNALVEGDWRTHHKFFADNRKLLTEVEELEHRARRRDILVDDETLFDFYDQRVPEHVVSGAHFDSWWKRKRHEQPDFLDFEREMLIRESAEAVTKADYPDSWRQGPLKFKVTYQFEPGTDADGVTVHVPLQVLNQVTGEGFDWQIPGLREELVTELIRSLPKPIRRNYVPAPNFAKRFLDTAVPLQEPLTTTMARELKRMVGVPFTADDFDWAKVPDHLRITFRIVDERRRKLAEDKDLEALKLQLKPKARKALSQAAAATAERRGGESVERKGLTDWTIGTLTRVFETRRAGQPVKAYPALVDDGDTVSVRLFDTEAEQAEAMWKGTRRLILRNIPVNPAKFASDRLTNAQKLALSANPHGSVQAVFDDCAMAAADQLIADFGGPAWDEESYRKLYDKVRAEIVDMTVRTVGQVQQVLAAWQACERRLKAVRSPALLPNLQDVRKQLDALVKPGFVAETGLSRLPHLMRYLVAADRRLQQMPTNVQRDTTRMAKVHEMQDEYAWLLEQMPQGRPVPASVLDIRWMIEELRVSYFAHALGTAYPVSDKRIVKAIDAAVP; translated from the coding sequence ATGTCTACGCATCCCGCCCCCGCCCTCGGCGCTCTCGCGCCTCGCCTGACCGAGCTGTCGCTGCGCGACGCGCACCGGCTCGGGCGCAGGCTCGAAGGCGCGCGCAAGATCCGTAAGCCGGAGGCCCGGGCCGCCGTACTCGCCGAGATCGAGGCGGAGGTCGCCCAGGCCGCGGAGCGGATCGCCGAGCGACACGCCCGCGTACCCGGGGTCAGCTACCCCGAGCAGCTGCCGGTCAGCCAGAAGAAGGACGAGATCGCCGCCGCCATCCGCGACCACCAGGTCGTGATCGTCGCCGGTGAGACCGGGTCCGGCAAGACCACCCAGATCCCCAAGATCTGCCTGGAGCTGGGGCGCGGCGTGCGCGGCATGATCGGGCACACCCAGCCCCGCCGGATCGCCGCCCGCACGGTCGCCGAACGCGTCGCCGAGGAACTCGACACCCCCCTCGGCGAGGCCGTCGGCTGGAAGGTCCGCTTCACCGACCAGGTGAACCCGGACGCGACCTTCATCAAGCTGATGACCGACGGGATCCTGCTCGCCGAGATCCAGACCGACCGCGAGCTGCGCGCCTACGACACGATCATCATCGACGAAGCCCACGAGCGCTCCCTCAACATCGACTTCCTGCTCGGCTACCTCGCCCAGCTGCTCCCGAAGCGCCCCGACCTCAAGGTCGTCATCACCTCGGCCACCATCGACCCCGAGCGCTTCTCCCGGCACTTCGGCGACGCACCGATCGTCGAGGTCAGCGGGCGGACGTACCCGGTGGAGGTCCGGTACCGGCCCCTCCTCGAAGAGGACTCCGACGACGCCGACCGCGACCAGATCACCGCGATCATCGACGCCGTCGAGGAACTCCAGGGCGAGGGCCAGGGCGACATCCTGGTCTTTCTCTCCGGCGAGCGCGAGATCCGGGACACCGCGGACGCCCTCACCAAGAAGCAGTACCGCTTCACCGAGATCCTCCCCCTGTACGCCCGCCTCTCCCACGCCGAGCAGCACCGCGTCTTCCAGCCGCACACCGGACGCAGGATCGTTCTGGCGACCAACGTCGCCGAGACCTCCCTCACCGTCCCGGGCATCAAGTACGTCATCGACCCCGGTTTCGCCCGGATCAGCCGGTACAGCCATCGCACGAAGGTGCAGCGGCTGCCCATCGAGCCGATCTCCCAGGCCAGCGCCAACCAGCGCAAGGGCCGCTGCGGACGGACCAGCGACGGCATCTGCATCCGCCTGTACGGCGAGGAGGACTTCGAGGCCCGCCCGGAGTTCACGGACGCGGAGATCCTCCGTACGAACCTCGCGAGCGTCATCCTTCAGATGACCGCCGCCGGGCTCGGCGACATCGAGAAGTTCCCGTTCATCGACCCGCCGGACCACCGCAACATCCGCGACGGCGTCCAACTCCTGCAGGAACTGGGCGCGCTGGACCCCGCCCAGAAGGACCCGCGCAAGCGCCTCACGGACACCGGCCGCAAGCTCGCCCAGCTCCCGGTCGACCCGCGCCTGGCCCGCATGGTCCTGGAGGCCGACAAGAACGGCTGTGTCCGCGAGGTCATGGTCATAGCCGCCGCGCTGTCCATCCAGGACCCCCGCGAACGCCCCGCCGACAAGCAGGCCCAGGCCGACCAGCAGCACGCCCGTTTCAAGGACGAGACCAGCGACTTCCTCGCCTACCTCAACCTGTGGCGTTACATCCGCGAACAGCAGAAGGAGCGCGGTTCGTCGTCCTTCCGCCGGATGTGCAAGCAGGAGTACCTGAACTTCCTGCGCATCCGCGAATGGCAGGACATCTACTCCCAGCTGCGCACGGTCGCCAAGCAGATGGGCATCCACCTCAACGATGACGACGCCCCCGCCGACCGCGTCCACGTCTCCCTCCTCGCCGGCCTGCTGTCGCACATCGGCATGAAGGACGTGAAGGACGGCAACAAGAACGAGTACCTGGGCGCCCGCAACGCCAAATTCGCGATCTTCCCCGGCTCGGCCCTGTTCAGGAAGCAGCCGCGCTTCGTGATGTCCGCCGAGCTGGTGGAGACCTCCCGGCTGTGGGCGCGCGTCAACGCCAGGATCGAACCGGAGTGGGTCGAACCGCTCGCCGGGCACCTGATCAAGCGGACGTACAGCGAACCGCACTGGGAGAAGGACCAGGCCGCGGTGATGGCGTACGAGAAGGTCACGCTGTACGGCGTGCCGATCGTCGCCCAGCGGAAGGTGAACTACGGCCGGATCGACCCGGAAGCCTCCCGGGAGCTTTTCATTCGCAACGCGCTGGTCGAGGGCGACTGGCGCACGCACCACAAGTTCTTCGCCGACAACCGGAAACTCCTCACCGAGGTCGAGGAGTTGGAGCACCGGGCCCGCCGCCGGGACATCCTGGTCGACGACGAGACCCTCTTCGACTTCTACGACCAGCGCGTCCCCGAACACGTGGTCTCCGGCGCCCACTTCGACTCCTGGTGGAAGCGCAAGCGGCACGAGCAGCCCGACTTCCTCGACTTCGAGCGCGAGATGCTCATCCGCGAGTCGGCGGAGGCGGTCACGAAGGCGGACTACCCGGACTCGTGGCGCCAGGGCCCGCTCAAGTTCAAGGTGACCTACCAGTTCGAGCCGGGCACGGACGCCGACGGCGTGACCGTCCACGTCCCGCTGCAGGTCCTCAACCAGGTCACCGGCGAGGGTTTCGACTGGCAGATCCCGGGCCTGCGCGAGGAGCTGGTCACGGAGCTCATCCGTTCCCTCCCCAAGCCGATCCGCCGTAACTACGTGCCCGCGCCGAACTTCGCGAAGCGGTTCCTGGACACGGCCGTCCCGCTCCAGGAGCCCCTCACCACCACCATGGCCCGCGAGCTGAAGCGGATGGTCGGCGTGCCCTTCACCGCCGACGACTTCGACTGGGCGAAGGTCCCCGACCACCTGCGGATCACCTTCCGGATCGTCGACGAACGGCGCCGCAAGCTGGCCGAGGACAAGGACCTGGAGGCGCTGAAGCTCCAGCTGAAGCCGAAGGCCCGCAAGGCCCTGTCGCAGGCCGCCGCGGCCACCGCGGAACGCCGGGGCGGCGAGTCCGTCGAGCGCAAGGGCCTCACGGACTGGACCATCGGCACTCTCACCCGCGTCTTCGAGACCCGCCGGGCCGGCCAGCCGGTGAAGGCGTACCCGGCGCTCGTCGACGACGGCGACACGGTCTCCGTACGCCTCTTCGACACGGAGGCGGAGCAGGCCGAGGCGATGTGGAAGGGCACCCGCAGGCTCATCCTGCGCAACATCCCGGTCAACCCGGCGAAGTTCGCGAGCGACCGCCTGACCAACGCCCAGAAGCTCGCCCTCTCCGCCAATCCGCACGGCTCCGTCCAGGCCGTGTTCGACGACTGCGCGATGGCGGCGGCGGACCAGCTGATCGCGGACTTCGGCGGGCCGGCGTGGGACGAGGAGTCGTATCGCAAGCTGTACGACAAGGTGCGCGCCGAGATCGTCGACATGACGGTGCGTACGGTGGGCCAGGTGCAGCAGGTCCTCGCCGCCTGGCAGGCCTGTGAACGCCGTCTGAAGGCCGTACGCAGCCCCGCGCTGCTGCCGAACCTCCAGGACGTGCGCAAGCAGCTGGACGCCCTTGTGAAGCCCGGCTTCGTGGCGGAGACGGGTCTGAGCCGTCTGCCGCACCTGATGCGCTACCTGGTGGCCGCGGACCGCCGCCTGCAGCAGATGCCGACGAACGTCCAGCGGGACACCACCCGCATGGCGAAGGTCCACGAGATGCAGGACGAGTACGCGTGGCTGCTGGAGCAGATGCCGCAGGGGCGTCCCGTCCCCGCCTCGGTGCTGGACATCCGCTGGATGATCGAGGAGCTCCGGGTCAGCTACTTCGCGCACGCGCTGGGCACGGCGTACCCCGTGTCGGACAAGCGGATCGTGAAGGCGATCGACGCGGCCGTGCCGTAA
- a CDS encoding CHAT domain-containing protein, giving the protein MREDIGWARAELLVERLGQRLESFWAEGVRDAVLDPEAVTEADELRAYVLRTGDGEGGGPLYVLDRSVVAAIAHLHYARCLVIGPDSPQARPEVQLTLMLYAVVARFTPDEVPEDLRPTVATLPAFEAVDVDETADRALELLGRWQSASDAAALQEAVTSWQELAEVLPASHPGRAMLLSNLCAGLRFRYTLHGVEADLEESADMGFKAVRRAAPDDPNRGMYYTNLSGTLTLRYALRHDPADLEAAVDTGRQAVRVAPEPHALFHSNAGLALLERYERNAAAKDLDAATEECRAAVRHALPDDPQRPMYLSNLGRALEKRYVRFRQAADLDAALTAARQAVADCPPAHPGRHGFLLALGQILRTRANLTGTDADLDAAVDTARQAVAAMPDTGPDRGETVENLSLALRLRFDRRQRRADIDEALSLLRDPTHGDDMHHLYNLARVELARFRQTDDPADADAAITAARRSADAASGSHEQGVPLSLLGEALLARATRTNSPADTEAAITALTRARTLLAGYHPTALSFCLSELGLAHTRRFETTTDPADLDRAIEAFHDAIRHSPDHPDRVVDESHLGGSLLLRYSRTNSPDDLAEALVWNRRAADRITDVGDEHAGQVLFNLGRTLQAVYQQNDDLTALDEAVRRLDDALRARRRGPADHAKGLSNLGAALRVRAERLGGRADLDRAVDLSHQAVAALPADHPDRAIYLSNLTTTLLARYISYGAQQDLTDAVRAGRESVEATAPSDTGPLVVHLTNLGIALRRRYEWSGALDDLDESIEACRAALRALPPGHVDESLHRSNLAVALISRYGRTGVPADADEAVEAARAAADSVPDDHPQRATHLSNLALALRARSDGRDSPADAEEAIDRLRHAIRLCPAGHPQRPLLLTNLCTALLAPDRDDPAAVAEAAGAARTALRATPEDHPQRASSLSTLGQTLVVRARLDDDPGDLATAFDLFRQATTIATAPAAVRFRAARAWAVAATVAGEWHEALDAYRAAIAELPLLAWHGLDRRDRLDALGHAAGVAGEAAAVALNTGRPHEALRLLEQGRGVLLAQALDARDDMTDLRDRAPHLADRVQEIRARLNQPPTDTADTRAQRAAAEQRRELAQEMDDLMARVRELPGLEDFLRLPSLERLQSAAAHGPVVVVNTSTVRCDALVVTRTDVHTVPLPDLRLAEDDGLMDRTEALLDALSAIGRSPADTWRAQRILTRTLAWLWDTVAAPVQAALPKDTRRLWWCPTGLLTLLPLHAAGHYTGRKGPSLPDHYICSYTTTLRALAAAQTRPTPPATPHILAVDQSDTPGLPPLPHAAAEVRRLSKRIPRTTVLSGPQATRQKLLNTLPTHPYLHFSGHGTQDPTDSAGGALYLHDHEQSGPLTVADISRLRLTDAQLAFLSACETARGAAAVPDEAAHLAGTLQLAGFTHVVAAQWAVDDACALKVADTFYAGLTTPDHRITPDQAAQALHTAVQRLRRENSDPLWWAAYVHTGP; this is encoded by the coding sequence ATGCGGGAGGACATCGGCTGGGCACGGGCGGAACTGCTCGTCGAGCGGCTGGGGCAGCGGCTGGAGTCCTTCTGGGCCGAGGGCGTCCGGGACGCGGTGCTGGACCCCGAGGCGGTGACCGAGGCGGACGAACTGCGCGCGTACGTGCTGCGGACCGGGGACGGGGAAGGCGGCGGGCCGCTGTACGTGCTCGACCGGTCGGTGGTGGCCGCGATCGCGCATCTGCACTACGCCCGGTGCCTGGTCATCGGCCCGGACAGCCCGCAGGCCCGGCCCGAGGTGCAGCTGACGCTGATGCTGTACGCGGTGGTCGCCCGGTTCACGCCCGACGAGGTGCCGGAGGATCTGCGGCCGACGGTGGCCACGCTGCCGGCGTTCGAGGCGGTGGACGTGGACGAGACCGCCGACCGCGCCCTTGAGCTGCTCGGGCGCTGGCAGAGCGCGTCGGACGCGGCCGCGCTCCAGGAGGCGGTCACCTCGTGGCAGGAGCTCGCGGAGGTGCTGCCCGCGTCCCACCCCGGACGCGCGATGCTGCTGTCCAACCTGTGCGCGGGCCTGCGTTTCCGGTACACGCTGCACGGCGTCGAGGCGGACCTGGAGGAGTCCGCCGACATGGGCTTCAAGGCCGTACGCCGGGCCGCGCCCGACGACCCGAACCGGGGTATGTACTACACCAACCTGTCCGGAACGCTGACCCTGCGCTACGCGCTCCGGCACGACCCGGCCGACCTGGAGGCCGCCGTCGACACCGGACGGCAGGCGGTACGGGTCGCGCCCGAGCCGCACGCGCTGTTCCACTCCAACGCGGGCCTCGCGCTGCTGGAGCGGTACGAGCGGAACGCGGCGGCAAAGGACCTGGACGCCGCGACCGAGGAGTGCCGGGCCGCCGTACGGCACGCGCTCCCGGACGATCCGCAACGGCCGATGTACCTGTCCAACCTGGGGCGCGCACTGGAGAAGCGGTACGTCCGCTTCCGGCAGGCCGCGGACCTGGACGCCGCCCTCACGGCGGCGCGCCAGGCCGTGGCCGACTGCCCACCCGCGCATCCGGGCCGGCACGGCTTCCTGCTGGCCCTCGGCCAGATCCTTCGGACCCGGGCCAACCTCACCGGGACGGACGCCGACCTCGACGCCGCCGTGGACACCGCGCGCCAGGCGGTGGCCGCCATGCCCGACACCGGCCCCGACCGGGGCGAGACCGTCGAGAACCTGAGCCTGGCCCTGCGGCTCAGATTCGACCGGCGGCAGCGGCGGGCGGACATCGACGAAGCCCTGTCACTGCTGCGGGACCCCACCCACGGCGACGACATGCACCACCTCTACAACCTGGCCCGGGTCGAACTCGCCCGCTTCCGGCAGACCGACGACCCCGCCGACGCCGACGCCGCGATCACCGCCGCCCGGCGCAGCGCCGACGCCGCGTCCGGCAGCCACGAACAGGGCGTACCGCTCAGCCTCCTCGGCGAGGCCCTGCTCGCCCGGGCGACCCGCACGAACTCCCCGGCCGACACCGAAGCGGCGATCACCGCCCTGACCAGGGCCCGCACCCTGCTCGCCGGCTACCACCCCACCGCCCTCAGCTTCTGCCTGTCCGAGCTGGGCCTCGCCCACACCCGGCGCTTCGAGACCACGACGGACCCGGCCGACCTCGACCGGGCGATCGAGGCCTTCCACGACGCCATCCGGCACAGCCCCGACCACCCGGACCGGGTCGTCGACGAGTCCCACCTCGGCGGCTCCCTGCTGCTGCGCTACAGCCGTACCAACTCCCCCGACGACCTCGCCGAGGCGCTGGTCTGGAACCGCCGCGCCGCCGACCGGATCACGGACGTCGGCGACGAGCACGCGGGCCAGGTGCTGTTCAACCTCGGCCGCACCCTCCAGGCGGTCTACCAGCAGAACGACGACCTCACCGCCCTGGACGAGGCCGTACGGCGCCTGGACGACGCCCTGCGCGCCCGACGCCGCGGCCCGGCGGACCACGCCAAGGGGCTGTCCAACCTGGGCGCCGCCCTGCGCGTCCGGGCCGAACGGCTCGGCGGCCGCGCCGACCTCGACCGCGCCGTCGACCTCAGCCACCAGGCGGTCGCGGCCCTCCCCGCCGACCACCCGGACCGCGCGATCTACCTGTCCAACCTGACGACGACCCTGCTCGCCCGCTACATCTCCTACGGCGCCCAGCAGGACCTGACCGACGCCGTACGGGCCGGCCGGGAATCCGTCGAGGCGACCGCGCCCTCGGACACCGGCCCCCTGGTCGTCCACCTGACCAACCTGGGTATCGCCCTGCGACGCCGGTACGAGTGGTCGGGCGCCCTCGACGACCTGGACGAGTCGATCGAGGCGTGCCGGGCCGCCCTACGCGCGCTGCCACCCGGGCACGTCGACGAGTCCCTGCACCGCAGCAACCTCGCCGTGGCCCTGATCTCCCGGTACGGGCGCACCGGCGTGCCCGCCGACGCCGACGAGGCCGTCGAGGCGGCCCGCGCGGCAGCCGACAGCGTCCCCGACGACCACCCCCAACGCGCCACCCACCTGTCCAACCTTGCGCTCGCCCTGCGTGCCCGCTCCGACGGCCGGGACAGCCCGGCCGACGCCGAGGAAGCCATCGACCGGCTCCGGCACGCCATCCGCCTCTGCCCCGCCGGACACCCGCAGCGCCCGCTCCTGCTGACCAACCTGTGCACCGCGCTCCTGGCCCCCGACCGCGACGACCCGGCCGCCGTGGCCGAGGCGGCCGGCGCGGCCCGCACCGCCCTGCGAGCCACCCCCGAGGACCACCCACAACGCGCGTCGAGCCTGTCCACCCTCGGCCAGACCCTGGTCGTCCGCGCCCGGCTGGACGACGACCCGGGCGACCTGGCCACCGCATTCGACCTGTTCCGCCAGGCCACCACCATCGCCACCGCCCCCGCGGCGGTCCGCTTCCGCGCCGCCCGCGCCTGGGCCGTGGCGGCCACCGTCGCCGGCGAGTGGCACGAGGCGCTGGACGCCTACCGCGCCGCCATCGCCGAACTCCCCCTGCTGGCCTGGCACGGCCTGGACCGCCGCGACCGCCTCGACGCCCTCGGCCACGCGGCGGGCGTGGCCGGCGAGGCGGCCGCCGTCGCCCTCAACACCGGCCGCCCCCACGAGGCCCTGAGGCTGCTGGAACAGGGCCGCGGCGTCCTCCTCGCACAGGCCCTGGACGCCCGCGACGACATGACCGACCTACGGGACCGGGCCCCGCACCTCGCCGACCGCGTCCAGGAGATCCGCGCCCGCCTGAACCAGCCCCCCACGGACACCGCAGACACCCGCGCCCAACGAGCGGCAGCAGAGCAGCGCCGGGAACTCGCCCAGGAAATGGACGACTTGATGGCCCGCGTCCGGGAGCTGCCCGGCCTGGAGGACTTCCTCCGGCTCCCCTCCCTCGAACGGCTCCAGTCCGCCGCCGCACACGGCCCCGTGGTCGTCGTCAACACCAGCACCGTGCGCTGCGACGCCCTCGTCGTCACCCGCACCGACGTCCACACAGTCCCGCTCCCCGACCTGCGCCTCGCCGAGGACGACGGCCTGATGGACCGCACCGAGGCCCTCCTGGACGCCCTGTCCGCCATCGGCCGCTCCCCGGCCGACACCTGGCGGGCCCAGCGCATCCTCACCCGCACCCTCGCCTGGCTCTGGGACACGGTGGCGGCCCCGGTCCAGGCCGCCCTGCCGAAGGACACCCGCCGCCTCTGGTGGTGCCCCACCGGCCTGCTCACCCTCCTCCCCCTCCACGCGGCAGGCCACTACACCGGCCGAAAAGGCCCGTCCCTCCCCGACCACTACATCTGCTCCTACACCACAACCCTCCGAGCCCTGGCCGCCGCCCAGACCCGCCCTACCCCTCCCGCCACCCCCCACATCCTGGCCGTGGACCAGTCCGACACCCCCGGCCTGCCACCCCTCCCCCACGCCGCCGCAGAAGTACGACGACTGTCGAAACGCATCCCCCGCACCACAGTCCTCTCAGGCCCCCAGGCAACCCGCCAAAAACTCCTGAACACCCTCCCCACCCACCCCTACCTGCACTTCTCCGGCCACGGCACCCAGGACCCCACCGACTCGGCCGGCGGCGCCCTCTACCTCCACGACCACGAACAGTCCGGCCCCCTCACCGTCGCGGACATCTCCCGCCTCCGCCTCACCGACGCCCAGCTGGCCTTCCTCTCGGCCTGCGAAACCGCACGGGGCGCCGCGGCCGTGCCCGACGAGGCCGCCCACCTCGCCGGCACACTCCAGCTGGCGGGCTTCACCCACGTGGTCGCCGCCCAGTGGGCCGTGGACGACGCCTGCGCCCTGAAGGTGGCCGACACCTTCTACGCCGGCCTGACCACCCCCGACCACCGCATCACCCCGGACCAGGCGGCCCAGGCCCTCCACACCGCCGTCCAGCGCCTGCGCCGCGAGAACAGCGATCCCCTCTGGTGGGCGGCCTACGTCCACACCGGCCCGTGA